One genomic region from Natrinema caseinilyticum encodes:
- a CDS encoding histone deacetylase family protein gives MQFGYSETCLAHDPGSRHPESPDRLRAIRERLKRKHGVTYVEADPCELETMAAVHDRDYLESVREFCDAGGGSWDPDTAAVEATWDAARQSAGLACWAAEAALEGSAGRETPFSIGRPPGHHAVVDDAMGFCFVNNVAVAAQHALDHDAYDVDRVAIVDWDVHHGNGTQDIFYDRGDVFFVSLHEKGLYPGTGAVDETGEGEGEGTTMNVPMPAGTDDAEYVTAIEGPISAALSEFDPDLLLISAGFDAHRHDPISRIRLSTEAYGLLTDRVRSLADDADAALAFVLEGGYGLDVLAESVALVHETFDGREPIEPDDEPDESVATALEDVIDAHDLDVELDG, from the coding sequence ATGCAGTTCGGTTACAGCGAGACCTGTCTCGCACACGATCCCGGTTCGCGCCACCCGGAGTCGCCGGACCGGCTACGGGCGATTCGGGAACGGTTGAAGCGCAAACACGGCGTCACCTACGTCGAAGCCGACCCCTGCGAACTCGAGACGATGGCGGCCGTCCACGATCGGGACTATCTCGAGTCCGTCAGAGAGTTCTGTGATGCCGGCGGCGGGAGCTGGGACCCCGACACCGCTGCCGTCGAGGCGACGTGGGACGCGGCCCGACAAAGCGCGGGTCTCGCTTGCTGGGCCGCTGAAGCGGCTCTCGAGGGCTCTGCGGGCCGGGAAACGCCGTTTTCGATCGGTCGGCCACCGGGCCACCACGCGGTGGTCGACGACGCCATGGGGTTTTGCTTCGTCAATAACGTGGCCGTCGCGGCCCAGCACGCGCTCGATCACGATGCGTACGACGTCGATCGGGTGGCGATCGTCGACTGGGACGTCCATCACGGCAACGGAACGCAGGACATCTTCTACGACCGGGGCGACGTGTTCTTCGTCTCGCTCCACGAGAAAGGGCTCTATCCCGGCACCGGCGCCGTCGACGAGACCGGCGAGGGTGAGGGCGAGGGCACGACGATGAACGTCCCGATGCCCGCCGGGACGGACGATGCGGAATACGTAACCGCCATCGAAGGTCCGATCAGTGCCGCGCTTTCCGAATTCGATCCCGATCTGCTCTTGATCAGCGCCGGCTTCGACGCCCACCGCCACGACCCGATTTCGCGCATCCGGCTCTCGACCGAGGCCTACGGGCTACTGACCGATCGCGTCCGATCGCTCGCCGACGACGCCGACGCCGCGTTGGCGTTCGTTCTCGAGGGAGGCTACGGACTCGACGTCCTCGCCGAGAGCGTCGCGCTCGTCCACGAGACCTTCGACGGCCGCGAGCCGATCGAACCCGACGACGAACCCGACGAATCGGTCGCAACGGCGCTCGAGGACGTCATCGACGCACACGATCTCGACGTCGAACTGGACGGGTAG
- a CDS encoding nicotinate phosphoribosyltransferase codes for MSNPFGTVPPEAILEGEATDTYFERTRTTLEYAGKNPRVVAEVTADQFPTGEFEVFTGVEDVATLLEGRQLDVDALPDGQLFDGGPVLRIEGRYLEFAEFETSLLGFCSQPSGFATAALEARLVAPNSLVLSFGARHVHPAIASTVERAALLAGLDGFSHVAAGEILGRDAGGTMPHALMFCFGEGNQAEAWEAFDEAVSEDVPRIALVDTFWDEKSESLLAAETLGDDLDGVRIDTTGSRRGDFEHIIREVRWELDARGYEDVDIFCSGGLEPDTIRPLREIADGFGVGSYITGADSVDFSLDIVAIEGEPVSKRGKLAGVKEVYRTPDGGHHVALADREGPADGDSLLEPLIRDGEVVREFDLDEATDRCLEDAETVGFGQ; via the coding sequence ATGTCAAATCCGTTTGGAACGGTCCCCCCTGAAGCGATTCTCGAGGGGGAAGCGACCGACACCTACTTCGAGCGCACCCGGACCACGCTCGAGTACGCGGGCAAGAATCCGCGGGTGGTCGCCGAAGTGACCGCAGATCAATTTCCGACCGGGGAGTTCGAGGTTTTCACCGGCGTCGAAGACGTCGCGACGCTACTCGAGGGCCGACAACTCGACGTCGACGCGCTCCCCGACGGCCAGTTGTTCGACGGTGGGCCGGTACTTCGGATCGAGGGACGGTACCTCGAATTCGCCGAATTCGAGACGTCGTTGCTCGGTTTTTGTTCACAGCCCAGCGGGTTCGCGACGGCCGCACTCGAGGCTCGACTGGTGGCTCCGAACTCGCTCGTCCTCTCGTTCGGCGCGCGCCACGTCCACCCCGCGATCGCGTCGACGGTCGAGCGTGCGGCCTTGCTCGCGGGATTGGACGGGTTCTCCCACGTCGCGGCCGGTGAGATTCTGGGACGCGACGCGGGCGGGACGATGCCCCACGCGCTCATGTTCTGTTTCGGCGAGGGCAACCAGGCCGAGGCCTGGGAGGCGTTCGACGAGGCCGTTTCCGAAGACGTTCCCCGAATCGCGCTGGTCGATACCTTCTGGGACGAGAAAAGCGAGAGTCTCCTGGCGGCCGAAACGCTCGGCGACGACTTAGACGGTGTTCGCATCGATACGACCGGCTCCCGTCGCGGCGACTTCGAACACATCATTCGCGAAGTCCGCTGGGAACTCGACGCCCGCGGCTACGAGGACGTCGACATCTTCTGTAGCGGCGGCCTCGAGCCCGACACCATCCGCCCCCTGCGCGAGATCGCCGACGGGTTCGGCGTCGGGAGCTACATCACCGGCGCCGATTCGGTGGACTTCAGCCTCGACATCGTCGCAATCGAGGGCGAACCCGTCTCCAAGCGGGGCAAACTCGCCGGCGTCAAGGAGGTCTATCGAACCCCAGACGGCGGCCACCACGTCGCTCTCGCGGATCGCGAGGGCCCGGCCGACGGCGATTCGTTGCTCGAGCCGCTGATTCGTGACGGCGAGGTCGTCCGCGAGTTCGATCTCGACGAGGCGACCGACCGCTGTCTCGAGGACGCCGAGACGGTCGGGTTCGGACAGTAA
- a CDS encoding TIGR00296 family protein, translating to MSQRQGVDLSYEDGARAVELAREAVESYVQHGQREQPGSMREAFYERTGAFVRLESTRGRGSLRGCAGGYRSDDQLGHVIVDAAIEAASGDSCGSEVSPSELPNLTVSVCTVKNVVLTDDPLADIELGTHGVAIDGGGEGGWLYPTVPVENNWSAREYLDRTCRKAKLAPGAWQNDDVVVTLFEGQVFREREADGSIEQV from the coding sequence ATGTCCCAGCGACAGGGCGTCGACCTCTCCTACGAAGACGGTGCGCGCGCCGTCGAACTCGCGCGCGAGGCCGTCGAATCTTACGTACAACACGGACAACGAGAACAACCAGGCAGCATGCGCGAGGCGTTCTACGAGCGAACCGGCGCGTTCGTCCGCCTCGAGTCGACCCGTGGGCGGGGAAGCCTACGGGGTTGTGCGGGCGGCTACCGTTCCGACGACCAACTCGGCCACGTCATCGTCGACGCGGCCATCGAAGCCGCGAGCGGAGACTCCTGTGGTTCCGAGGTGAGTCCATCGGAGCTTCCGAATCTCACGGTTTCGGTGTGTACCGTCAAAAACGTCGTTCTCACCGACGATCCGTTGGCCGACATCGAACTCGGCACCCACGGCGTCGCCATCGACGGCGGCGGGGAAGGTGGCTGGCTGTACCCGACGGTCCCCGTCGAGAACAACTGGAGTGCCCGCGAGTATCTCGATCGAACGTGCCGAAAAGCCAAGCTCGCCCCCGGCGCCTGGCAGAACGACGACGTCGTCGTCACGCTATTCGAGGGGCAGGTCTTCCGCGAGCGAGAGGCAGACGGCAGCATCGAACAGGTCTAA
- the cca gene encoding CCA tRNA nucleotidyltransferase: protein MSDEDVDDVDCDPTSSRPRTGDGGEDDSTNGQCNTRADGRDVVADGNGAHDREQVIADVRARVTPDADERRQLREIADRLIDRAERAATERCADADVLQVGSTARGTWISGDRDIDIFVRFPPDLDRETLERYGLEVGHATLPDGHEEYAEHPYVKGTVDGFDIDVVPCYRLDSATEIRSAVDRTPFHTRYLEARLDDDLADDVRVTKQFMTGIGVYGSDLRTRGFSGYLTELLVWEYDGFLPLLEAAADWKPPITLDPEDHGRAREAADTAELSFDDPLIVVDPTDPERNVAAVCSPDNVARFQHYAREFLATPRAELFVPDRPDPLSESDLLAHVARRKTTPVAVRFTAPDLVDDQLYPQLRKSKHGITRGLNDRGFDVFRATTIADETAVVFVELAVSDRPAVERHEGPPIHVRNHATGFYDTYRDDPDAYGPFIEGDRYVTERDREFTSALAFLESDRLFDVGLGAHVETALEDGYAVLVGDEITALIDEFGVELAAYFEPRP from the coding sequence ATGAGCGACGAGGACGTCGACGACGTGGACTGCGATCCCACGAGCAGTCGGCCACGGACCGGTGACGGCGGGGAAGACGATTCCACGAACGGTCAGTGCAACACTCGTGCCGACGGTCGTGACGTCGTTGCGGATGGCAACGGAGCCCACGACAGGGAGCAGGTCATCGCCGACGTTCGGGCCCGGGTGACTCCCGACGCGGACGAACGCAGACAGCTCCGCGAGATCGCAGACCGGCTGATCGACCGTGCCGAGCGCGCTGCGACCGAGCGCTGTGCGGACGCCGACGTCCTGCAGGTCGGTTCGACGGCCAGGGGTACCTGGATCAGCGGCGACCGAGACATCGACATCTTCGTCCGCTTTCCGCCCGATCTCGACCGCGAAACCTTAGAGCGCTACGGCCTCGAGGTCGGCCACGCCACGCTTCCCGACGGCCACGAGGAGTATGCTGAACATCCCTACGTCAAGGGGACGGTCGACGGGTTCGACATCGACGTCGTCCCCTGCTATCGGCTCGACTCCGCCACGGAAATCCGGTCGGCGGTCGATCGAACGCCGTTTCACACCCGCTACCTCGAGGCGCGACTCGACGACGACCTCGCGGACGACGTCCGGGTCACGAAGCAGTTCATGACGGGGATCGGCGTCTACGGGAGCGACCTCCGGACTCGGGGTTTCAGCGGCTATCTCACCGAGTTACTCGTCTGGGAGTACGACGGCTTTCTGCCGTTGCTCGAGGCCGCGGCCGACTGGAAGCCGCCGATCACACTCGATCCCGAGGACCACGGCCGTGCGCGCGAGGCGGCCGACACCGCCGAGCTGTCGTTCGACGATCCGCTGATCGTCGTCGACCCCACGGACCCCGAGCGCAACGTGGCCGCCGTCTGTTCGCCGGACAACGTCGCCCGGTTCCAGCATTACGCGCGCGAGTTTCTCGCGACTCCGAGAGCCGAACTCTTCGTTCCCGACCGGCCCGATCCGCTTTCGGAATCGGACCTGCTCGCACACGTCGCGCGCCGGAAGACGACCCCGGTCGCCGTCCGATTTACGGCGCCCGACCTCGTCGACGACCAGCTGTATCCGCAGCTCCGAAAATCGAAACACGGGATCACGCGGGGGCTGAACGACCGCGGATTCGACGTCTTCCGAGCGACGACCATCGCCGACGAAACGGCCGTCGTCTTCGTCGAACTCGCCGTCAGCGACCGACCCGCCGTCGAACGCCACGAGGGGCCGCCGATACACGTCCGCAACCACGCCACGGGGTTCTACGACACCTATCGGGACGATCCCGATGCCTACGGCCCGTTCATCGAAGGCGACCGCTACGTCACCGAGCGCGACCGGGAATTCACGTCCGCACTCGCGTTCCTCGAGAGCGATCGCCTCTTCGACGTCGGGCTCGGTGCGCACGTCGAAACGGCGCTCGAGGACGGCTACGCGGTGCTGGTCGGCGACGAGATCACGGCGCTGATCGACGAATTCGGCGTTGAACTCGCGGCTTACTTCGAGCCCCGACCCTGA
- a CDS encoding Hvo_1808 family surface protein, protein MNRIRLLAVVALVVLSGCTLPGETTGFDSDGELGRVGEYAHDETLAFDTGGDLTREQLEAVKYRAMARIEVVRGRQFTRDVELEVVTRAEYRDRRAAGTANASAFRNELWRGAFVVDGETDVGRAFDDLYGDSIQGYYVDDRIVIVVEDTDRIRIDRWVLVHELTHALQDQQFGISREAETIDGIRAENGVIEGEANYVTRRYDRRCGDEWQCLPGGEGSAATGEELADRPFDTGLFLSIYVPYAEGPRFVADLVERGDWDAVDRAHRAPPRSTAQLIHPGHYPESAPVEVAIPDRSSDDWRPIEAGTDDEGDRAGAPAPRTETIGEATLFAMLWENGVIDRPLTAGGSDLAPYNYSHPATAGWAGDSFRVYRRSSDPDRTGHVWRLAWDGPADATAFADAYRRLLETRGAEAVESAGSTPGTVYRISDGEPFAGAYRVAVVDETVTIVGAPTVDELDAIHAARSESETTPTPSLEPASTLGSAARPPGLLASDRSAVTT, encoded by the coding sequence ATGAATCGAATCCGACTGCTCGCGGTTGTCGCGTTGGTGGTGCTCTCGGGGTGTACGCTCCCCGGCGAGACGACCGGATTCGATTCCGACGGCGAACTCGGGCGCGTCGGCGAGTACGCACACGACGAGACGCTCGCGTTCGACACGGGCGGCGACCTCACCCGCGAGCAACTCGAGGCCGTCAAGTACCGAGCGATGGCGCGGATCGAGGTCGTCCGCGGGCGCCAGTTCACCCGCGACGTCGAACTCGAGGTGGTGACTCGCGCCGAGTATCGCGACCGGCGGGCGGCCGGAACCGCGAACGCGTCGGCGTTCCGGAACGAACTCTGGCGCGGTGCGTTCGTCGTCGACGGTGAAACGGACGTCGGTCGGGCGTTCGACGACCTCTACGGCGACTCGATCCAGGGCTACTACGTCGACGATCGGATCGTGATCGTCGTCGAGGACACCGATCGGATCCGGATCGACCGATGGGTCCTGGTCCACGAACTGACCCACGCGCTGCAGGATCAGCAGTTCGGGATCTCGCGGGAGGCGGAGACGATAGACGGCATCCGAGCCGAGAACGGCGTGATCGAGGGTGAAGCGAACTACGTCACGCGTCGCTACGACCGCCGCTGTGGGGACGAGTGGCAGTGTCTTCCGGGCGGCGAGGGATCGGCGGCCACCGGCGAGGAGCTCGCCGACCGTCCCTTCGATACAGGTCTCTTCCTCTCGATCTACGTCCCGTACGCGGAGGGGCCGCGGTTCGTCGCCGATCTCGTCGAACGCGGCGACTGGGACGCCGTCGACCGCGCTCATCGAGCCCCGCCACGGAGCACCGCCCAGTTGATCCATCCGGGCCACTATCCCGAGTCCGCGCCCGTCGAGGTCGCGATTCCGGATCGTTCGAGCGACGACTGGCGACCGATCGAGGCGGGGACCGACGACGAGGGAGACCGCGCGGGTGCGCCCGCCCCCCGCACGGAGACGATCGGCGAGGCGACACTGTTCGCGATGCTGTGGGAAAACGGCGTGATCGACCGGCCGCTTACCGCAGGCGGGTCCGATCTGGCGCCGTACAACTACTCCCATCCAGCGACCGCGGGGTGGGCCGGGGACAGCTTCCGTGTCTACCGGCGTTCGTCGGACCCCGATCGAACGGGACACGTCTGGCGGCTCGCCTGGGACGGACCGGCGGACGCGACGGCGTTCGCGGACGCCTATCGAAGGCTCCTCGAGACCCGCGGAGCCGAAGCGGTCGAATCCGCGGGATCGACGCCCGGAACCGTCTATCGAATTTCGGACGGAGAGCCGTTTGCCGGCGCCTACCGAGTCGCCGTCGTCGACGAGACGGTCACGATCGTCGGCGCGCCGACGGTCGACGAGCTCGACGCGATTCACGCTGCGAGGTCGGAGTCGGAGACGACCCCGACCCCGTCGCTCGAGCCTGCCTCCACCCTCGGATCGGCTGCCCGACCTCCCGGTCTCCTGGCGTCCGATCGGTCGGCGGTGACCACCTAG
- a CDS encoding histone family protein — translation MNVELPFAPVDTIIRRNAGDLRVSADASKELATRIQEHGSELAIDAAEEATADGRKTLMAADFGVETVVEKADLELPVAPVDRIARLEIDDRYRVSMDARVALADILEDYADNVARAATILAHHADRRTITEADIETYFSLFE, via the coding sequence ATGAACGTCGAACTCCCGTTCGCCCCGGTTGATACGATCATCCGGCGGAACGCGGGCGATCTTCGGGTGAGTGCCGACGCGTCGAAGGAACTCGCAACGCGGATTCAAGAACACGGGAGCGAACTCGCGATCGACGCCGCCGAGGAAGCGACGGCGGACGGGCGCAAGACCCTGATGGCGGCGGACTTCGGCGTCGAAACGGTCGTCGAAAAGGCCGACCTCGAGTTGCCGGTCGCACCGGTCGATCGGATCGCCAGACTGGAGATCGACGACCGCTATCGCGTTTCGATGGACGCCCGCGTCGCCCTCGCCGACATCCTCGAGGATTACGCGGACAACGTCGCGAGAGCGGCGACGATCCTCGCACACCACGCCGATCGGCGGACGATCACCGAGGCCGACATCGAGACGTACTTCTCGTTGTTCGAGTGA
- a CDS encoding PQQ-binding-like beta-propeller repeat protein: MRGNARRQFLKGCATAAVAGGMFSVSSGAGATTDRRTGTDELRTQPPEMATGWSTNRGDYGRTAAVGSVDGFESGFDFDALETDWTTDVEALPVVADGTAYLSVEGVVHAFDTTDGALEWRSEDIGASGQPTAAYETVYVGGDGIVTALDAATGDVRWQTAVVGADHAAIEALTVAFGMVYALAEGSLTAIDCESGSVEWARESISVSVGGPAGEQSNVNRALQRCVASADGRIFTIAEAGTIAAFDPLTGTSELAIETDYYYLYDLVATDGTVFVRTESEVVAAYDSTTGEREELWHGGVRQVAVSEDTLAFATRYELVAVDLETGDERWTVGKYSHAFGDPVIADDAVLVSLGLQGGRYENSLVAFDVDTGRERWIFSRTKSATVGERCVVADRTVYIDDGGLTAIRTPSRDSENGDDQGDDQTQMCPGENGD, from the coding sequence ATGCGTGGAAATGCGAGACGGCAGTTTCTCAAAGGGTGTGCAACGGCCGCTGTGGCCGGTGGGATGTTTTCGGTATCGAGCGGGGCGGGTGCGACGACCGATCGCCGGACCGGAACGGACGAATTACGGACGCAACCGCCCGAGATGGCCACGGGCTGGTCGACGAACCGTGGCGATTACGGACGCACGGCCGCCGTCGGTTCCGTGGACGGGTTCGAGTCCGGGTTCGATTTCGACGCCCTCGAGACCGACTGGACGACCGACGTCGAAGCCCTGCCAGTCGTCGCGGACGGAACAGCCTACCTGTCGGTCGAAGGCGTGGTACACGCCTTCGACACGACGGACGGCGCCCTCGAGTGGCGAAGTGAGGACATCGGGGCCAGTGGCCAGCCGACGGCCGCGTACGAAACGGTCTACGTCGGCGGCGACGGCATCGTAACCGCCCTCGATGCCGCTACCGGGGACGTTCGGTGGCAGACCGCTGTCGTCGGTGCCGACCACGCCGCCATCGAAGCCCTCACGGTCGCGTTCGGGATGGTCTATGCCTTGGCCGAGGGCAGTCTGACCGCCATCGACTGCGAGAGTGGCTCGGTCGAATGGGCTCGCGAGTCGATTTCGGTTTCCGTCGGCGGCCCTGCGGGAGAGCAGAGCAACGTCAATCGCGCACTCCAGCGGTGTGTGGCTTCCGCCGATGGCCGCATCTTCACGATCGCCGAGGCGGGGACGATCGCGGCCTTCGATCCGCTGACGGGTACGTCCGAACTGGCGATCGAGACGGACTACTACTATCTGTACGATCTCGTCGCCACGGACGGCACCGTGTTCGTCAGAACGGAATCCGAGGTCGTCGCCGCCTACGATTCGACGACCGGCGAGCGCGAGGAGCTCTGGCACGGCGGCGTTCGCCAAGTCGCGGTCAGCGAGGACACGCTGGCGTTCGCCACGCGCTACGAACTCGTCGCCGTCGACCTCGAGACCGGCGACGAACGGTGGACCGTCGGAAAGTATTCACACGCCTTCGGTGACCCCGTGATCGCCGACGACGCGGTCCTCGTAAGCCTCGGCCTGCAGGGAGGGCGATACGAGAACTCGCTCGTCGCGTTCGACGTCGACACCGGACGCGAACGGTGGATCTTTTCGCGAACGAAGAGCGCCACCGTGGGTGAACGGTGCGTGGTCGCCGATCGGACCGTCTATATCGACGACGGCGGCCTGACAGCGATTCGGACGCCGTCCCGCGACTCCGAGAACGGTGACGACCAGGGCGACGACCAGACGCAGATGTGCCCCGGCGAGAACGGTGACTGA
- a CDS encoding MogA/MoaB family molybdenum cofactor biosynthesis protein, protein MTTDSDDRRSTDHHGHDVIDPLYVGIVTVSSSRATETDPDDPGGDTIQSAFEADGHEVRERLLVRDDYSAIRTAVRGLVARRDIDVVCTTGGTGVTADDVSPEATSSLFERELPGFGELFRSLSWDEVGTRAMASRATAGIAVDTPVFCLPGSRGACETACEELIVPETPHLAGLATRHRTGEEAQTLADYQED, encoded by the coding sequence ATGACCACCGACAGCGACGACCGTCGGAGTACCGACCATCACGGCCACGACGTTATCGATCCGCTCTACGTCGGGATCGTGACCGTCTCGAGTTCGCGGGCGACCGAAACGGATCCCGACGATCCGGGCGGAGACACGATCCAGTCGGCCTTCGAGGCAGACGGACACGAGGTTCGTGAGCGCCTGCTCGTCCGGGACGACTACTCGGCGATTCGGACCGCCGTCAGGGGACTGGTCGCACGCCGGGACATAGACGTCGTGTGTACGACCGGCGGGACGGGTGTCACCGCCGACGACGTCTCGCCGGAGGCGACTTCGTCGCTGTTCGAGCGCGAACTCCCGGGCTTCGGCGAACTGTTCCGCTCGCTGTCGTGGGACGAAGTCGGGACGCGGGCGATGGCCTCGCGTGCGACGGCCGGAATCGCCGTCGATACGCCGGTGTTCTGTCTGCCCGGAAGCCGCGGTGCGTGCGAAACGGCCTGTGAGGAGTTGATCGTCCCCGAGACGCCCCACCTCGCGGGGCTGGCGACGCGTCACCGCACCGGAGAGGAAGCCCAGACGCTCGCCGATTACCAGGAGGACTGA
- a CDS encoding esterase/lipase family protein: MGIGDKVRGSEREERQSKRPTRRRVLRLASAATGTTIGLAGASGSVSAGNVKDCAHWPDSPKTYPTVDLTQERPEPLGLDEDELCLYVHGWNGRARSDSQTYALEQALRDAGYAERVIAASWASDTLNFWQAESNADAAGVRLGYWLRDVFQSTGETTIRVVGHSLGTRVILETLSELDGDVVLDSVSLLGAAVEDDSVCEDGRFSTGIRTSADEVYSYRSEDDTVVCTIYDFSTVEDGLGCDGADCGGWWDDGSTPDNYHDVDVTSSVPQHCDYFVPDRSIGCIDRVVDDFGTTD, translated from the coding sequence ATGGGGATTGGTGACAAAGTACGTGGAAGCGAGAGAGAAGAGAGGCAATCAAAAAGACCGACCCGGCGGCGCGTTCTCAGGCTCGCGTCGGCTGCAACTGGCACCACGATCGGACTCGCGGGCGCGAGCGGTTCCGTCTCGGCGGGCAACGTCAAAGACTGCGCTCACTGGCCGGACTCGCCGAAGACGTACCCGACGGTCGATTTGACACAGGAGCGACCCGAACCGCTGGGACTGGACGAAGACGAGCTCTGTCTCTACGTCCACGGCTGGAACGGAAGAGCGCGCAGCGACAGCCAAACGTACGCGCTCGAGCAAGCCCTCCGCGACGCGGGCTACGCCGAACGAGTGATCGCCGCGTCGTGGGCGTCGGATACGCTCAACTTCTGGCAGGCGGAGAGCAACGCCGACGCTGCCGGCGTTCGGCTCGGTTACTGGCTCCGCGACGTGTTTCAATCGACGGGAGAGACGACGATTCGCGTCGTCGGCCACTCGCTGGGAACTCGAGTGATACTCGAGACGCTCTCCGAGCTCGACGGCGACGTCGTCCTCGATTCCGTTTCGCTGCTCGGGGCTGCCGTCGAGGACGATTCGGTCTGTGAGGACGGTCGGTTTTCGACCGGAATTCGGACCTCCGCGGACGAAGTCTACAGCTATCGCTCCGAGGACGATACCGTCGTCTGTACGATTTACGACTTCAGTACCGTCGAGGACGGACTCGGGTGTGACGGCGCGGACTGTGGGGGCTGGTGGGACGACGGATCGACGCCCGACAACTACCACGACGTCGACGTGACGTCGTCCGTGCCCCAGCACTGCGATTACTTCGTCCCCGATCGTTCGATCGGTTGCATCGATCGAGTCGTCGACGACTTCGGGACGACCGACTGA
- a CDS encoding single-stranded DNA binding protein yields the protein MSDIEGVYEDLEADVSLEEFREAVEAKVEQMGGLADEETAAMLVAHEIGESEVGGIADIEPGMEEAKFVAKVTAIGEVRTFERDGEDEDGKVVNVDVADETGSVRAAFWDEHADAATEELEEGQVLRIKGRPKEGFSGVEVSVDDVEPDDETEIDVTVSDTHTVEDLSLGLSNVNLVGLLLDTDSVRTFDRDDGSEGQVSNLVLGDSTGRVRVTLWDEQAELATQFDAGTTVEVIDGYVKERDGSLELHVGNRGAVEEVDEDVEYVPESTPIENLEIDQTVDIAGVVRSADPKRTFDRDDGSEGQVRNIRVQDATDDIRVALWGEKADIDVGPGDEVALGDVEIQDGWQDDLEASAGWQSTITVLESDSDSAAASEDSADSSDANAGLSAFAGDDGDGGNDETGAADEADSAGEPKTEAGDSGRADSGRDTPSDGDTVEFTGVVVQAGNPIVLDDGETTMSVATDANVGLGEEVTVRGVVRDGRLEANDVF from the coding sequence ATGAGCGACATCGAGGGCGTATACGAGGACCTCGAGGCCGACGTCTCCCTCGAGGAGTTTCGCGAGGCCGTCGAGGCGAAAGTCGAGCAGATGGGAGGGCTCGCGGACGAGGAGACGGCGGCGATGCTCGTCGCTCACGAAATCGGCGAGAGCGAGGTCGGTGGCATCGCCGACATCGAACCCGGAATGGAGGAAGCGAAGTTCGTTGCGAAGGTAACCGCAATCGGCGAGGTGCGCACGTTCGAGCGCGACGGCGAGGACGAGGACGGCAAGGTCGTCAACGTCGACGTCGCCGACGAAACCGGGTCCGTCCGGGCTGCGTTCTGGGACGAACACGCCGACGCAGCCACCGAAGAACTCGAGGAAGGGCAGGTGCTGCGAATCAAGGGCCGACCGAAAGAGGGATTCAGCGGCGTCGAAGTCAGCGTCGACGACGTCGAACCCGACGACGAGACCGAGATAGACGTCACGGTTTCCGATACGCACACCGTCGAGGACCTCTCGCTCGGCCTCTCGAACGTCAACCTCGTCGGCCTGCTCCTCGATACGGACAGCGTCCGGACGTTCGACCGTGACGACGGCTCCGAAGGACAGGTCTCGAACCTCGTCCTCGGCGACTCGACCGGCCGCGTCCGCGTGACGCTCTGGGACGAGCAGGCCGAACTGGCGACCCAGTTCGACGCCGGCACCACCGTCGAGGTGATCGACGGTTACGTCAAGGAGCGCGACGGTTCACTCGAGCTTCACGTCGGCAATCGCGGCGCCGTCGAAGAAGTCGACGAGGACGTCGAGTACGTTCCCGAGAGTACGCCCATCGAGAATCTCGAGATCGATCAGACGGTCGATATCGCAGGGGTCGTCCGCTCGGCCGATCCGAAACGGACGTTCGATCGCGACGACGGCTCCGAAGGACAGGTCAGAAACATTCGCGTTCAGGATGCGACCGACGACATTCGCGTGGCTCTCTGGGGAGAGAAGGCCGATATCGATGTCGGCCCGGGCGACGAGGTCGCACTCGGAGACGTCGAAATCCAGGACGGCTGGCAAGACGACCTGGAGGCCTCCGCGGGCTGGCAGTCCACGATTACGGTGCTGGAATCCGACTCCGACAGCGCCGCCGCGAGCGAGGATTCGGCCGACTCGAGCGATGCGAACGCCGGCCTGTCGGCCTTCGCTGGAGACGACGGCGACGGCGGGAACGACGAGACGGGCGCGGCGGACGAGGCCGATTCGGCCGGCGAGCCGAAGACGGAGGCCGGGGACTCGGGACGCGCGGATTCCGGGAGGGACACCCCGTCGGACGGGGACACGGTCGAGTTCACCGGTGTCGTGGTACAGGCCGGCAATCCGATCGTTCTCGACGACGGTGAGACGACGATGAGCGTCGCGACCGACGCCAACGTCGGTCTCGGCGAGGAAGTAACCGTCCGAGGGGTCGTCCGCGACGGCCGTCTCGAGGCAAACGACGTGTTCTGA